Below is a genomic region from Cloeon dipterum chromosome 2, ieCloDipt1.1, whole genome shotgun sequence.
tacgagtgacaagagtttgtttttacgatccaaaagacacaattagtgcaaGTAACGCTagttatgtcacaatattgaccaaaacttgcttcttttcgggCATTTTCACGCGAcagttttttcgcgccatactccaccggacgccatatctgcgcgtcacacgAATCTGGATCCCACTGttttagaaattcaaattttcttcctaTAAATAATAAGTATTACCTTTCTATGTTTGAGAATGAACAATTTAACCAGAGCAAATCGGccaaaaaataaccaaaaaacTTCCAGGACTaacaatttctatttaattttttagctgaCGAGAGACTACAACATGCAGTGCTGCTACCTTTTCTTCCCGGTGTTGAAGCAACACATCCAGTACGAGTACGAGAAGTGCTGCAACGACCCGATCGAGAAGATCACAGTGCCTGACCCGAGCAGCGTCACTGCCGCGGCCGTCACCAAGGAGGCGAAGCGGCTGGCCAACAAGATCGGCCGCGAGTCCATCAACATCCGCGAGAACACGAAGAAGCTCAGCCAGCTGCAAGCACTCAGGGAGTCGGGCCAAAAGACTGACCCTAACGACCCCAACGGGCCCGACCTCGAAACCAAAATCGAAGAACTCAAGCAGAGCATCCGCCGGTCAGAGACTTCCAAGATTAAGGCTGAAGCGCGGATCACGTGTCTCAAGGATGGAGGAGGTGAgcaacacaattttaattaatttgtttttgttaatttaaaatttatcagatATAAGTTTTGGACAATTCAGTTCAAATCACATATTCAATGTCACGTAGGTCAGGTTTCTTGAagaaatattagttttaaaaacagtatttatcaattttttaaaataaaaagttattcaCGTGATAAATAGTTCGAAGAATTTAcaagttttaaaacaattaaaacaaataatttaaaaaaatgatcattattccatttaaaaaaaattattcaattaattaaataatatttgattttagttAACGTTGATGAGTTCTTGCAAGACGTGGAGAGCCTCAGCACTCTGGAGCTGCCGAGGTCTGCTTCCGCCCTCTCCGTACACACCGACGCTTCAGGGGTGAGAGTTAAACTAACTCCCGGAAGGGTTAATATCAAAAGGCTAAATTTTGCGTGAATACAGGAGGCCCAGGGAGCCAGTTCTGACTCTTTCTACGACGATTCCGACTACGGCGAGGCGGACACGGCGCCCATTGCTGAGAGGCCTTCCACGGCAGACATTGACGAGAAGGAGGCGCAGGAGGCAGCTGAGGTCgaaggtaaaaaattcataatgcAATCTTCTTTATTTGACAAGGAGGTTTATTAAATAAGGGtttctgtaaaaaatacaaattttaaaaatattttgccgtCACTGTAGCagaggtaaattaattttaatttttatggtttttgaaaaatgctttagattatattttttctctgtttAATTTAGGTACAGCTAAAACGTATAATTTATAAGACCTCCAGCAATATTTCGGAATTTTATTCGTAAAATTcgtttgtatttaaaatttagaagttaattttcaccgtggcaaattcttaaataggaaacaataaaaaatattcaattaaaatggcGAGATCATGTATAAGCTATCATTATATAGTCTTGAtattaaaatctatatttatatttttaaattaactaacaaaaatgaaagcaaaaattctcccaatttcaaacatttaaaattaaaaaatttacagtccTCTTGAAACATGTTCTTCAGCGATATTAATCTATTAATTCAGCAATGATGGAGGCGGAGCGGGCCAAAATCGAGCAGATGACCGCCGCCTGGGACGACCCAACCGCCATCGACTGGGGACACGAAGACCTGCAAGcgtcgcagccgccgccagcAGACGCCGAAGAAGTGGCCTACAGGTGCCTCGCGCTCTACAACTACACTGTAATGACAGAAACAGCCTCACTTGCGATTTATGtctatcaaaaatttatccacCAAGGCACAAAATCCGGACGAGCTGAGCATCGTGGAGAATGAAACGCTGGAGGTTTTGGCCGGCGCTGACTACGACGCCGGCGAGGGATGGTTGCGAGCTAGGAACTCGAGGGGTGAGCAGGGCTTCGTGCCGCAGAACTACCTAGACTACCCGCAAGACCAACAggtaggaaatttttttaaaaaaataacaaatataatttttatttaatattttaactaaaaataattacaacatattattatttcattattttatatttaaatcaatatgttgcctaaaaaaatataattttatataagtAAAGTTGACCAATATcgttacattattattttggattaaaaatacatacgtCCCTAAATGGCTCTTGCTAGCCCAAGCAGtcgatattttgaaaattaaattatttctaactatatttcatttacactgagaagaaaatttgaaaataaattaaattagaaccTTGTCAATTTAAACTGACgactattaaataatttttgtactgATTTGTGTGATTTATCTGCAGCAGAGTGATCCAATGGTGGAGCAGTCGCCACAGGAAGCGCCAGGTATTTCCTTCTCTTCGGTCGACTACACGGTCGAGTCGGAAGAGTTGGAGATCCAGCAGCACGCGCAGTACCAAGAGCCGCCGCAGATGGAGGCTCCGCCGGCCCCTCCgccacagcagcagccgccgcagaCGCAGTCCAGGGCGGACATCCCGGCGCCGCTCAACCTGCAGAACGGTACGCAGCGAGGAAAATAGAGAAAGGgcttaagcatttttttttagcaaaaagagaaagttttattgcagatttaaattaatttttcccttttaaatcaGATTCTTGGCTAAAAGCTGGAACTAAATCCGTTTTTAGGGGATCAGTACGAGTACTGTGTGGCCATGTACGACTACGAGGCGACCGCAGAGGAGGAGCTGACCTTCGAGGAGGGCACCGTGCTGCGCGTCCTGCGCAAGAACGTGCACTCGATCGACGACGGCTGGTGGGAGGGTGAAATGCTGACTGAGGAGGGCAACTCGGTCATCGGCCTCTTCCCCTCGCTCGTCGTGCAGGAGTGCGGACCTGACGGAGAGCCACTCTCAACTGaggtataaaaaaaactatacaaAGTTTTTTGTCTATTTCTTACATTTTAATTCGCCTGTTTGTCGAAGCCGCatacagatggcgccaccgtatatttccgtaaaaaatttaatttaaggcacttccgctgcgatttcagactcaatcttgctACTGTgcgttcttcacttaataatgctttcttttgacgagcTGGAAACTAAAATTGGTTAAGcaaatcgccgtagaatcgagaaaaattattttttgaaatataaaatcttttccaacgtttctacggcgaatagCTGGACTGATtctggttttcagcacgtcaaaagaaaacatatttaatgAAGAATTGACAGTAGTAGGATTAAGTCTAAAATCGCAGTGGAAAGtgccttgaaattaaatttattacgaaagtatacagtggcgccgtctgttggcggctttaatttttctactttaggttttaacaaagcattttgttttgtgtttgattctctcgatttttaataaattattttaaaccaaaaactATGAAGAATTtggcttttcatttttttttaattgatgtttttttaaattaaaaattggtgcATTCacgaaaaaagaattttatgaatttttaggaGGGTGACAGTCCGCCAATGTCGGCCCCACCGGTTTTTACGCCCCCGGACGTGCCTCCGTTCCTGCTGCCGCCGGAGGACGTCATCGTGACGCAGCCGACGCCAGAAATTGAGCATCACAAAGGTTAGTTAGCCGCAAGCGGGTCGATGTTCACGGATGCAATAATGAGACGCGCTTTGTTTGCATCAGTGGTGCCAGAACTGTGCAACGAGACAATAGAGGAGGAGCAGGAGGAAGAGGAGTTTTCCATGAAGATGAGCAAGGGCCAAAAGATACACTACAAAACCCAGTTCTCCGAGGACTCTACCGTGACTGGttcgttgaaattaatttttcaatgcttttCCGCACCGATGTGATTCTCTCCTGAGTACTgcagattgaatttttcaaagcgcCTGCTAAAAAGGAGAGTATGTTGTCCGCGCATCACGGATGACACGCCGGTTGCCTAACTCTACTgtagtttgcattttttaaatgtcgtTAAAAGGAGAATGCTTAATCTACAATGAGACAATTTTTCCAAggcttgttaaaatatttaaaaaattaattgagagaAAAGTTGCCCATTCCTTCttaaggttttaatttttctcattagcAACTTTAAAACTTTGCTTAAATGCTAGTCTTTTTCCACAAATTCTCTTGGagttattttgca
It encodes:
- the nwk gene encoding protein nervous wreck isoform X1, with amino-acid sequence MQPPPRKQGYAKFLKSLHTEQLNKLQVKNQYECELLDDIRNFTKQRSAIEKSYSEALLKLATVYLNKKIPDIPDIKLEGGEERWNMWNVWRTVLEENEKLAKARLAAVEVFQQVISDDAKVLRAHKVGNAKKCMEQLGTIQKEVQTTVQDVDRHKKLYFDEEYSAHDVRDKAKDIEEKLKKKKGSFFTSITSLQKNSAKLTSKREIMDSRSTGARNDYLLSLAAANAHQTRYFVVDLQNTMLTMESGVFERVQEYLTLIGRMELLTCSATQTSFTRIRDQANKLTRDYNMQCCYLFFPVLKQHIQYEYEKCCNDPIEKITVPDPSSVTAAAVTKEAKRLANKIGRESINIRENTKKLSQLQALRESGQKTDPNDPNGPDLETKIEELKQSIRRSETSKIKAEARITCLKDGGVNVDEFLQDVESLSTLELPRSASALSVHTDASGEAQGASSDSFYDDSDYGEADTAPIAERPSTADIDEKEAQEAAEVEAMMEAERAKIEQMTAAWDDPTAIDWGHEDLQASQPPPADAEEVAYRCLALYNYTAQNPDELSIVENETLEVLAGADYDAGEGWLRARNSRGEQGFVPQNYLDYPQDQQQSDPMVEQSPQEAPGISFSSVDYTVESEELEIQQHAQYQEPPQMEAPPAPPPQQQPPQTQSRADIPAPLNLQNGDQYEYCVAMYDYEATAEEELTFEEGTVLRVLRKNVHSIDDGWWEGEMLTEEGNSVIGLFPSLVVQECGPDGEPLSTEEGDSPPMSAPPVFTPPDVPPFLLPPEDVIVTQPTPEIEHHKVVPELCNETIEEEQEEEEFSMKMSKGQKIHYKTQFSEDSTVTEVENKVGIPDICIELHGEDEVMEDEDEAEKENAALSAQIVITAATPMTEEPEQPFPPPPDEDDTPAEEVSTSEPVTTEIEVTLKETEDEEASSSATNTPPQQHVIPDELELQQLAKLSSLKESDA
- the nwk gene encoding protein nervous wreck isoform X2, encoding MQPPPRKQGYAKFLKSLHTEQLNKLQVKNQYECELLDDIRNFTKQRSAIEKSYSEALLKLATVYLNKKIPDIPDIKLEGGEERWNMWNVWRTVLEENEKLAKARLAAVEVFQQVISDDAKVLRAHKVGNAKKCMEQLGTIQKEVQTTVQDVDRHKKLYFDEEYSAHDVRDKAKDIEEKLKKKKGSFFTSITSLQKNSAKLTSKREIMDSRSTGARNDYLLSLAAANAHQTRYFVVDLQNTMLTMESGVFERVQEYLTLIGRMELLTCSATQTSFTRIRDQANKLTRDYNMQCCYLFFPVLKQHIQYEYEKCCNDPIEKITVPDPSSVTAAAVTKEAKRLANKIGRESINIRENTKKLSQLQALRESGQKTDPNDPNGPDLETKIEELKQSIRRSETSKIKAEARITCLKDGGVNVDEFLQDVESLSTLELPRSASALSVHTDASGEAQGASSDSFYDDSDYGEADTAPIAERPSTADIDEKEAQEAAEVEAMMEAERAKIEQMTAAWDDPTAIDWGHEDLQASQPPPADAEEVAYRCLALYNYTAQNPDELSIVENETLEVLAGADYDAGEGWLRARNSRGEQGFVPQNYLDYPQDQQSDPMVEQSPQEAPGISFSSVDYTVESEELEIQQHAQYQEPPQMEAPPAPPPQQQPPQTQSRADIPAPLNLQNGDQYEYCVAMYDYEATAEEELTFEEGTVLRVLRKNVHSIDDGWWEGEMLTEEGNSVIGLFPSLVVQECGPDGEPLSTEEGDSPPMSAPPVFTPPDVPPFLLPPEDVIVTQPTPEIEHHKVVPELCNETIEEEQEEEEFSMKMSKGQKIHYKTQFSEDSTVTEVENKVGIPDICIELHGEDEVMEDEDEAEKENAALSAQIVITAATPMTEEPEQPFPPPPDEDDTPAEEVSTSEPVTTEIEVTLKETEDEEASSSATNTPPQQHVIPDELELQQLAKLSSLKESDA